CGTTATCCGCTCATGACGCTCCAGGTGATCTCTCGCATCTACCTTCAGGCGTTCAAGCTCTGGTGGAAGAACGTTCCCTTCACCCCTCATCCCGATCGAGTGGTTCCGCGATGAAAGAATCTTTCACCCTTTCCACCGCCTGCATAAGGGAATCGAGTCGCGTGGCGGCGTTCCTCGACCATCTCGCGCGAAGCTTCGTCCATCGCTGCTGCCGTCACGTCGGCGGAGGCAGGATTCGCCTCGTGGAAGGAGGCTCGTGTCAGGAATTTGGCCCGCGCGAGCTTCCGCTCACCGCGACCGTCGAGGTACACGACACCAGCGCGTACCGTGCGGCGCTTCTTGGCGGGACCATCGGGGCGGCCGAGGCGTACATTGATGGCCTGTGGTCCACCGACGATCTCCCCGGTCTCGTGCGGCTCTTCGCCAGGAGCGATGCGGCTCACCACGGTCTCGAGGGCGGTCTCGCGAGGCTTGCCCGGCCGGCAAGAGTCCTCCATCAGCTCTCGCGAAGGAACACGCGCCGGGGCAGCCGACGAAACATCGCCGAGCACTACGATCTTGGAAACGACTTCTACCGCTTGTTTCTGGACGAGACGCTCGCCTATTCCTGCGGGATCTTCGAGGACGAAGCCGCCTCTCTTCGCGACGCATCGGTCGCCAAGTTCGACCGAATCTGCCGGAAGCTCCAGCTTTCCCACGCGGATCGCATCGTCGAGATCGGAACCGGATGGGGCGGCTTCGCCATCCACGCTGCCCACCACTTCGGCTGTCGGGTGACGACGACGACGATCTCGCGGGAACAGTACGACCTTTCGCGGGAGCGCGTCCGGGAAGCGGGGCTCTCAGGCAAGGTCGAGGTCCTCCTAGAGGACTACCGGGACCTCAGCGGCGTCTACGACAAGCTCGTTTCGATCGAGATGATCGAGGCTGTCGGCCACCGAAACCTCGATACGTTCTTTGCCAAGTGCGCCCGCCTCCTTCGCCCCGAGGGGTCGATGCTGCTCCAGTCGATCACGATCGCCGACCAGCGCTACGAGCGCCACCGTCGCGACGTCGATTTCATCAAGCGTTACATCTTTCCCGGTTCCACCATTCCTTCGGTCACGGCCCTCGTAAGGTCGATGACGCGGGCGAGCGACCTTCGACTCATCGACCTTGACGACATCACCTCGCACTACACGACCACTCTGCGGAAATGGCGGGAGCGATTTCTGGAGAATGTAAACGCCGTTCGCCGCCTCGGATTCTCGGAGCAGTTCGTCCGGATGTGGGACTTCTACTTCAGCTATTGCGAAGGTGGGTTCGCCGAACGCTACATCGGCGATGTGCAGTTGCACTTTGTGAAGCCTTCCTGGCGTCCAACCAGCGCGGCGTCGTGAAGCTCCTCTTCAACGTCGCTCTCTTCCAAATCGGGTGGTTCGCCTCCGTCCTGGGGGCGGCCCATGACCGCCCTTACCTGGGGCCTCTGATCGTCGGCGTGGCTCTCGCCGTCCACCTCCGCTTTTTCGCGACGAAGCGGGAAGGATTCCTGATTCTGGCGAGCGCCCTCCTCGGTGCCGTCGCCGAATCGGCCATCGGCCTCACCGGAGTCATCGCGTACCGCGCCGATCCGCCTCCGTCGTGGCTTTGCCCTCCGTGGATTGTCGCCATGTGGACGAATTTCTCGCTCACCCTTCGCCACTCGCTCCGCTGGCTCGAGCGCCGCTTCGTGCTGGCCGCAATCGCCGGCGCAGTGGGCGGGCCGCTCGCCTACCTGACCGGGCGACGGCTCGGCGCCATCGAGCTCATCGAGCCCGTGGCCGCAATCCTTTTACTTGCTGCTCTTTGGAGAATCGCCCTTCTCCTGCTTTTTGCCATGTCTAGACATCTCAAGAAAAATCAAGCCTGAATGGTGTAGATGGACTAAAAGTACAGTCCACAGTTCACAGTCGAGAGTTCCACCCGCGGTTCTTCGTCTGAGTTTTGGCACGGCGATTTCGAAGTGCGGCCCGCGGCCTCGGTAGCTATTCGATCTTCGGCGCGGCGGGAGAATCCAGGCTCGCGATGGCGGCGGCCCGGATTCCGCGCAGCATCCCGGCGAAGACGACCACGTGGAGTGGCAGAACGCCGTACCAGTACGCGATTCCCAAAAGGCCCTTCGGCTGGAACCGAGCCGTCTGTGTGAGCTGTGTTCGCGACTCGTCGATGGGCTTGACGTCGAAGTCGAGAGTTGCGATTCCGGGAAGCTTCATCTCCGCTCGGAGCTCGAGGCGTTTTCCCGGCTCGAAGTCGGTCACCCGCCAGAAGTCGATGGCGTCTCCATATTCGAGGTTGTCCGGATCGCGACGACCGCGCCGGAGACCCGGTCCGCCAGCGAGTCGGTCGAGAACACCTCGGAGCGACCAGAGCCAGGGGGTTCCGAAGTATCCGTGGCTGCCACCGATGCGCGAGACGACTCGAAATACGTTCTCCGCTGAAGCCTCGATGATGGTGGATCTCTGGTCGGTGAACGTTGTACCCCCGGCCCAATCGGGATCGCCAGGCATCACCCCAGCGTCCGACCACGCCGTCGGGACGCGATGGTGGCTCACCGAATCGAGCGCCTCGTCGATTGCTTCCCGAACGCTCATGAAGCGGTGAGCGGTCAGGCGTTTAAACTCGTCGTCGCGGCAGACGACGCGATTCCGGAGCCCTTCCGCCAATGGGCGCGCGATGCGATGACTGAGCGGGGTGACGAGGTGAATCCAAGCCGAGCTCAAACGCGGAGTAAG
This window of the Vicinamibacteria bacterium genome carries:
- a CDS encoding SDR family oxidoreductase gives rise to the protein MTESLLVTGATGYIGGRLVPRLLDAGYEVLALARSARKLESRPWSQSEGLTIVEADVAQEARLVKAMRGCRAAYYLVHSMEAAGKAYADVDRRLAETFARATEMAGVSRIIYLGGLGETGSHLSEHLSSRREVERALASTSVPVTTLRAAMIIGSGSASFEILRYLVERLPVMLTPKWVRTECQPIAVRDVLYALEKVLTLPEATGRTFDIGGADIMSYHEIMQTMADALGLRRRFIIPVPVLTPRLSSAWIHLVTPLSHRIARPLAEGLRNRVVCRDDEFKRLTAHRFMSVREAIDEALDSVSHHRVPTAWSDAGVMPGDPDWAGGTTFTDQRSTIIEASAENVFRVVSRIGGSHGYFGTPWLWSLRGVLDRLAGGPGLRRGRRDPDNLEYGDAIDFWRVTDFEPGKRLELRAEMKLPGIATLDFDVKPIDESRTQLTQTARFQPKGLLGIAYWYGVLPLHVVVFAGMLRGIRAAAIASLDSPAAPKIE
- a CDS encoding cyclopropane-fatty-acyl-phospholipid synthase family protein, producing MKESFTLSTACIRESSRVAAFLDHLARSFVHRCCRHVGGGRIRLVEGGSCQEFGPRELPLTATVEVHDTSAYRAALLGGTIGAAEAYIDGLWSTDDLPGLVRLFARSDAAHHGLEGGLARLARPARVLHQLSRRNTRRGSRRNIAEHYDLGNDFYRLFLDETLAYSCGIFEDEAASLRDASVAKFDRICRKLQLSHADRIVEIGTGWGGFAIHAAHHFGCRVTTTTISREQYDLSRERVREAGLSGKVEVLLEDYRDLSGVYDKLVSIEMIEAVGHRNLDTFFAKCARLLRPEGSMLLQSITIADQRYERHRRDVDFIKRYIFPGSTIPSVTALVRSMTRASDLRLIDLDDITSHYTTTLRKWRERFLENVNAVRRLGFSEQFVRMWDFYFSYCEGGFAERYIGDVQLHFVKPSWRPTSAAS
- a CDS encoding DUF2878 domain-containing protein, whose product is MKLLFNVALFQIGWFASVLGAAHDRPYLGPLIVGVALAVHLRFFATKREGFLILASALLGAVAESAIGLTGVIAYRADPPPSWLCPPWIVAMWTNFSLTLRHSLRWLERRFVLAAIAGAVGGPLAYLTGRRLGAIELIEPVAAILLLAALWRIALLLLFAMSRHLKKNQA